A stretch of Schistocerca cancellata isolate TAMUIC-IGC-003103 chromosome 3, iqSchCanc2.1, whole genome shotgun sequence DNA encodes these proteins:
- the LOC126177041 gene encoding cuticle protein 16.5-like gives MKTLVVLSVVLAVAVAKPGYLGAGLLGAGLAAPAIAAAPIAVPAIPQPPANIIIGPGGVPLDTPEVAAARGAHLATVAQTRARDAIINSAPILAAPAAIAAPAAIAAAPAAIAAAPAYAVGAPALIGGLAPSIAALGPAVAGAPGALAAAAHLQAKAALLG, from the coding sequence GTCGTCCTGAGCGTGGTGCTGGCCGTGGCGGTGGCGAAGCCCGGCTACCTGGGCGCTGGACTGCTGGGTGCCGGTCTGGCAGCCCCGGCCATCGCAGCCGCCCCCATCGCCGTGCCGGCGATCCCGCAGCCCCCCGCCAACATCATCATCGGGCCTGGTGGCGTGCCCCTGGACACCCCTGAAGTGGCGGCAGCCCGCGGCGCACACCTGGCCACGGTCGCCCAGACGCGGGCCCGCGACGCCATCATCAACTCGGCGCCCATCCTCGCCGCCCCAGCCGccatcgccgcccccgccgccatcgccgccgcccccgccgccattgccgccgcccccgcctacgCGGTAGGTGCCCCCGCGCTGATCGGCGGCCTCGCCCCCTCGATCGCCGCCCTGGGCCCAGCGGTGGCTGGAGCTCCCGGAGCCCTGGCTGCTGCCGCCCACCTGCAAGCCAAGGCTGCCCTGCTGGGCTGA